CATGCGCTTATAGatttaataattactgaggCATAGAATCGATttataagctgaaacttggtgggctGAACCTTGAGTGATTACCCTAGctgcatgccaaatttcatccAAATCCGTGCATTTATTGTGGTTTGCAAGCTACAGTCCGAAAATCCATACTTTTGGCCAAAACGTCATGCGATTCGGACACATGCTTATTGGCTCGCCAAACACACAGTCCTTGAAGAAATCCTACGAAACTTGGTGGGCTAAAtggttttattttttattttttttttcccggggtgcctgcaccccttaccaccacccccagcaccagatggtaaaagtgctggacaaaaaaactgtaaactcaaaaaatcaatgagatggcaacacttggccttccgaaatagcaaggtcaagtgctccaatagtCACAGGGCTGCCACGGTGTGACCTTGCTCCACGCAAGCAGGTCACTGCTGACCTGAGCAAAGAGAAGCTGGTGGAACATCTAATCCATGATACAACACTGCTGTAAGATTGGCCCCGTTGAGTAGATAGCATAGAAGCTAGACGCTTATAAGCAACTGTAGCTGCACTACCCATTCCTCCAAAAGTGGAGAAAACCAATGGAGTGAAtgagcccatttcaacatctCTTATTCTCTGTTCATACATCCTTTGTTTATCTCTTTCAAACCTTTTGTACAAGGAAGAAACCTCTGTGTTTCGATAACTGGGAGCAGTTGGATTGAAGattctaacatcaaagaaagccttCTGATGACGACTTCCCCAAAAACCATGTGCACTTACATCTAAACGTGCCTCATCCTCCACATTAGCTGTGGCATAGTGAAAGGACTCGCCAGACAAGGGTTGCAGCACTGGTTCAATGGCCACGTTATGACATACTTCAGACAGAGCAGCAGCGGTGAAGTCCCTAAGTTCATTATGACGTAGAGTAGGGAAACCACCTGTAGCACAATTCATTGCATGATCAACAGTAAAGCCATGACCACAGACACACTTAGCAGGTAGACTATTGGGCAACCAACCATATCGTAGACACAGTGCATCCCTAAATGCACCTTTATGGAATGCAAAACCATATTCTTCAATAGGAAGCACTGATAACCATGATGAGGCACCTTTCTCACTAGATAAAGAAACAATACGACATAAACTAGCTGGCAACTGTGGTGTGAGTTCCGATTCCTTACAAACCAGCTGCCGATGTCTCAAAGCTATAACATCAACCTTAGCTTGACGCTGGGCACTAACCACTGACATCCTAAAGCAAGTCTGTTGTTCAATGATCTCCTTGGTTAAAGATGAGGTAACTTGAATGGAAGAATCAAATTCAAAGTTAGCATTAGCAGAAGGGTTACACAGACCCAGGCCTCCCATTCGTGCTGGAAGAGAAAACAACTCTCGCTCTAAATCACTGACAAATTTTCCAGTAACAGCAGGAATAAATTCTGTAAAAATAGTTGTTTCAAGAGGTTGAAGATAGTCAGAAATTCTGGGCAGCGTTCGTAAAAAATATGTCCACTTACTAATAAGACCATGCGTGAAAGCATAATAAGCAGCATGAGACTGAGCCTTTGCAATCACACTTAACTTCTGCACACAAGACACCCAATACTCAACCTTCTCATTCACATAATGCTGGATAAAGGTAGGAGATCCTATAGCAGCACCAAGGTGACGCTTACCCTCCACTGTGATACCCACACCACATCCATCAAAAAGATTCTTAGCTAAATCTAGATGTTCTGCTTTCACAATCAGCCATGATTTAGATGGTTTTACATTGTAGCCAAATGCAGGACCCAAAGACACAAGGGCAGACCACCACTTGCGCAACCCAGTCAAAGAGCCAGCAGCAGTAGCATTGTCAGCAAACCAGGCCTGTCTTATTTCACAATCACGTATTGCATCAATTAAAGGGACAACACTAATGGCGTACATTGCCATTGCTAATGGATCACCTTGTGTTGTGCCCTCAGAAGAAAATAAATGTTTACCATCGATAAACAGAGGAACTTTAGCCCTGTAGGTGTTAATTAATATAACAGCTAAGGATGGACACAGTATAGATATGTTACGGAGGGCAACTTGACGGTTTAAACTATTAAAAGCGTTACTTGCATCAACTAGCAATACGGCTTCTGTATTCTCCTCAGCAAACAAAGACCGCATTGCATGTATTGCAGCTTCACAGCCTGCATCCTGACCAGCACAGAGTTGAAGAGGGCCAGCTGCTTCAAGTATGTCCATTTTAACAGTAGCCAAAACAGCCTTGCCAATAATTCTTCTAACGACCTCACCTACACCAATTGGCCTCACATCTGGACATTTATCAAGAGCAATAAGTCGACGCGCAACAAAGACAGTAAGGCCAACAGGATCCACCATATCAGTACATAGACGTCTGGCAACCAGGGCAAGACTAGCACACAGATCATCTGAAGCTTGTTGAAAAGAAGTGCACAGTCGACGCCAACAAAAGGCATCCACACCTGATGGACCTGCTGCACCCTTGGTACGGAGAGCAGCACAACGAATGGACACACCATTCAAGGAATCAAACACAACTGGATGAAAAGAGGAAGTGGCTGCAGATGGAGAGAGCAGTGCTTCCTCACAGACAGGTTGGCTACAAGGATGCTTGGCTTTAAGTTCATCTAAAACAGTCCAAGATGGTGTGTCAGGAGATGCAGGATCGCTCAGGCGCAAAGGCGCTCCAGGATGGTCCATGGTATCCAATAAAGCCAGAGCAGCACGAACATTCCCACGAAGCATGTGGGACACAAACAGACGAGTTAAACGTTCACTGTGATCAACATTTGACAAAGTGGCCATTAAACGATGCTGAACAGTTCGGCCCTCGCACAATAATTCATCAATATTTCCTTGTTTCCACAGAAGCAGACGACGTTGTAAACAGTTTATAACGTCCCTGGAAGAAGTTGTGCGATGGGGCTTCTGAAGTAACAAGGTACAAAAAAGCATTGCTGCTTTGAGTGCAATACACTCCAGGGATGTCTTCTCCCCATAAGAACGAAACAGGCGTGACAATTCCAGCACAAACTCTTTACCAATTTTCCCAAATGGGACAACAAACAAGTTTCTTTTCCAATGAACAACTTCATCATAAGCAGCAGTAACTCGATCTACAAAATCAGAACCTTCAATGGTGTCATTCCACAAAAAGGAAGGAGGAGATAGTCCGATGAATGATGGTAACTCTGGAACACCCACATGTAAAATAGTTGAATTATTGATGGTAACAATAATTCAACTACAATGAATGATGGTAACCCTAGctgcatgccaaatttcatccAAATCTGTGCATTTATTGCGCTTTGCAAGCTACAGTCCGAAAATCCATACTTTTGGCCAAAACATCATGCGATTCGGACACATGCTTATTGGCTCGCCAAACACACAGTCCTTGAAGAAATCCTACGAAACTTGGTGGGCTAAATGGTGAGGGTCTAAGGtaatagcaatgcaaaatgcaaGGGAATACGTTGCATAGTTTCTGCGTACGAGTGTCTGAAAATTCCTGGTGGCCGAAcatcggtggcttactctactGAAGCAAtaacagggcaatcaatgttcggaatgcacaaaggaacgcaatgcatgcacctgcggttgcgtctaaccgcatgcgaaaaaaaaacgaaacacTGATCCGGCCCctttcacatgttttatttatcatttatttattaatgctttacagcacaagtgctgaaggtctgtaggacacctggtcctacagcctgctcaaagactttagctacttaaggtgtgtttgaaaagttggagaaaggagaaaaaatccatgactggacctaggtagcctcgaacctgcagccatccgatttacgctcgaacacttacaggagtctaccaggtggtcaggatgttttttCCTTGTTAattttcatgtaactatatccataggaattctagagagtaactcattatctcaaagtaccccaagtagaaccaaatagacactagtttatttattaatgttttacagcacaagtgctgaaggtctgtaggacacctggtcctacagcctgctcaaagactttagctacttaaggtgtgtttgaaaagttggagaaaggagaaaaaatccatgactgaacATGTTTCATGTCGGCACGAAAcagtcggcatggatttgcttcactgcttgtgtggtagttactagtgacacgatgagtttaactctagagtttcagagcgaTAGCGTAAAAGACGGGTGAGTTATAGACAaaccaaatttgacaacgttcgttcctgtaaaatcctcacggtagtggtcgcgtcatttattgtctgcagcacgtgtttctgctttactggccgcgcgactcactaccatgagtcttgataacTGACCAGTGTATGTTCAGTTTTTCTTGTTATTCAGACAATTTTGGTTAAATCTGCAATAACAGGTATTTTGTGCGAAAGCAAAAATTACCCTCTAGTATGGCAAGTCATGTAGCATGCAAGAATTGATTATTGTAGTCCACAGAGGCACAGATGTAATACAGATTGTTGGCCTTTTAAACAGGTGACTAGGGGTTACTTTGCAGGCTAATATaacagcaagagtgaataataataTCACAGTGAAACTCTTCCAGATTGTAGGCACCCTGTTTTTGGAGGACATCTGTCTAGGTCCTATATCAACAGCTGTAGTATAGTGAAACCGCACTTAGCAACCACCTCATTACACTTTGTTACGGTTGTACCATCTACGAAGCCCAGATCTATTTTCCATAATATCTcattgatttaatttttgttaatgTGGCCACCTTGTTAGTAACACCAGCAGCTACTTTCTGTAGGACCAAACTTATGAAATTAAAGCGGCCAGTAATTGAGCAGGCATTTAACCCAAGATTAAATAACAGAAAGCCAAAATGACTAAAATTGTATTTTTACACGTACTACAGTTAATTAATAAAGGAAAATCATGCTTGTCATGATACATAGTTGACTATGAGTGACTATTCTTCTATTACAATTCTCAAACTTTTGAGAACCCTGCATACTCAATGTCCAATAAATTTAGCTATCAAAGCTGCACTTATTATTCTCTCAATGCTTAATTCAGCTTATTTATTCCACTTGCAGTCATTTCTGACTTATGCCTATACTGTATGTTTCGTCTCTACCCAGCAGTAGTGTACTAGCCATTATGATAGTGTAAATCACAGTGCTaaaggccacctcattaataggacCACTTATTTAGGGTCCCAAAAGTGTCCCCATTtaaagaggtttcactgtaactcTTAACTGAAGTAAATGTTTTTACAAATGACAAAACAAATTGCTGATCTTAAAGGGGTTTCATTATATacaaatagctaattttgtaaatgtaaatAACAGCCTGTATGCTGTTTCTTGTACAGGAGCAGTGATAATATGAGTCAAGCATGCTTAGAACTTTTAATGACCTAGTGCATGAATAGTATATGTATGCCTTAACCAGTGGAACCTCTCTGTAACGGACAGTTTGAGACCAACTTTACCGATAGCTACAAATGTTTCATTACAAGGTTAAATTTATAGTGTAGAGtgctttaagagaggttccacagtACTTATGATGTGATAAATCCATTTAGCGCTTCCACTTCCTTCAGATGTATACTGAGGGTCAATACTGCTCATCCAGTTGACCCACCAACCCAAAcagaaattttaaaatcagGTGGGCATCAAGAACTATAATTGTAGTCATTTTGGCACAATGTCCACGAATTCCAAGCTTTTTTCTACATTCATAGCATCATTATATAGGATATTACCAACAGATGAATTGTCTGCAAGAGAAAtaaacaagtagctacaagtacccAAGTGTTTTCACACGTATAGTCAATGgttgataagtgggtgtggctcaatgCAAGTCTAACCCAAGCAGCTGCAACAACCCATAAGTGGCCATTGCACCTTCGCTTGATGTCATTCAGACTACCATAAGTGGACATGATACTATGTAGACAGTAGCCTACAATGTGGGTGTAGCTCACATTAAGCTTGACAAGGTGACCTCCAAGTAAAATATCTATAGATATGAAAAGTAAGTGTACTTTGAAATTTCAAATGACAAAATTAACAGTATCTGAGAACTGATGCCAATTGTGCATAGCTATGGTAAACCTCATAACTTTCTTTTCTATCTCCCACATTGCTTTTGGTTGGACAACAGAGTATATACGTTGATACCATAAAGCATCCActatagctgtcacaacaatggACTATAATTAATAGAAGTGAATGTAAATAAATTCTTTATAGCCGTCAGACACACACTACCAAGTGAATAGGACAAGATGTCAAGTACAGTCAGGAAAGTAACTAAAATACTTCTGCTGATACAAGTTCGTTAAACAGGTTTACCATAATGTTAAGCACTTGTAGCAAATAACTTGCTCTACATCTACTACCAGCCTTTAGGTGTGgatttttatattttatattcaGTCTCAGTACTAGCTTTATATCTTACTGTTGGTAGTAAGTAAAAGTTACTCTCAATTACACACTACTCATTCACCACTGGATAATACAATAATCAAAGCTGTAGGGATTGGAAATACTCTGTATCGGCCTTGTTTAGGACTATCAAAAATTATGATCTTGCAATAGACTAGCATATTAGATACATAGGCAAGGTGGAACAGTGCGCAATGAGGTGGGCATAAGTACACAGCAAAAGTACAATTGGATGCACTCGAGTAATAAGAATAAACCATctgctatataattataacaatagACCATAGCCCATCAACAAACAGTCGTGCTTTCCAATACATCACAACATGCCAGTgtcattttaatatacattaaaagtactttaatcatGTCTTATGTTGTTGTCTTTACCCACAAGTGCTCAAGTATTGAATATACCCTGTCTCAAATTCATCACAGTCATCTCAGCTGCATGTGATCATGGACTCACTCCGTTTAGTTGTTGAAAGCCAGTCGCTTGCGATCTTGAAGTGAATCcacctacaaattaagaacaccACACTCAATGCACATGTGATCACAGATCATCACACAAAGTGATGACCACATCtttacatacatgtagtaaCAATAAAGTAATACCTATAACACAATAAACATAAAATCAGCCACCATCTCTGTAGGGCTGAGTGGCACTGAAATGCTGAGAAATGTTACTTCCTATTGTGACAGTGCTATATGACTGAAATAGATATCAGTCTGTAAGAATTTGAAGTTAGTTTTTACAACAATAACACATAATTCATGCCTTCATATTCCTTTCTGACAAGTAACAAGACAACATGCAATCGAAAGCACAGCTGCTTGTTCAGTATGGTATAGTCactacagtggcggatctaggaatttataaagggggtttccagtttagaaggtggagatatatattgacatgagatacgcaaacgtttgcactacatcgtctggtttggtaaggtgagaccaaaaaaaaaaaaaaaaaaaaaaaaaaaaaaaaaaaaaaaaggtcacagcctagtaatagtacataaaatatattaaaaacttcctacacactactttagtagctactgtgactgctctaattacagtatctcgatcgagacgcacgccgcgataattaaaacatttaattgttacgcaatcatttttcaaagggggtttccgtggaaaccaatgaaacccccctggatccgccactgcactACACCATAACTCCTGTAGAACCACCTGCAAccagtattaaaatttaatcaagcgatcaagaggtTAGCTTGTACTGAATTAAGCAATCAAGAAGTCCTCAAAAGAGCACAAAACAATATGCTTTATACTAGTAAGTCAAGCGATCGAGGTTCCATAAATATTCGGATGAGATCAAACATCTTGATCTCGGTCACAGAAGGTTTTACAGGACCATATTATAATATATTCCTTGTTCAGTTATCTAGATCGAATTCATGATCCCTGTTGACTATGATGGCTCAGCTGAGAGAACCGGCCATCACTATTTAAATTCAATAAGACAGACAGTAGATTAATCCTCAGTCCCCTTCATTTAGcaaacacaagctgcttcataCTCACATGCCAATCAGTTTCACCAATAGCTGTGAATTAGATACTGCCGGGTAGCTCTGTGCTGCGAGGTATTCTCAGATTAAATGCGAGACGTCATGATCATTGACAATCAGTTGGGGCATAGATCCTTTAGGCCACTTaacttaattttatgtttcagatcctcCGTCCACATTGATCAGTCAATGTGTGCTGACTCATGTgactgctactgctgctgttgATTGTTGCTGTTTACCACTGCTGCtgttagtctcgcgtagccagatcactacttttcttttgtgtgggcgtCGGGAAAAGGTACTACTTTTCCCGacgcccacacaaaagaaaagtagtggtctggctatgcgaggCTATCACGGCTGCTGTTGCTTGCAATTGTTGTGCTGCCATACCTACTAGTTGCTTGCTACTGCTTACCAAATATAGATAATATTTTATTGAATGATTAGCTAACTGATATATTTTAAGATTCTATCATCTTGCTTACAATCAGGTGGGTTCAAGTCAGTCTGGAAACCCCCTTGACATTAAGATTTCTAAAGTCTCAGCAGAAATCTAACACTAAGTTTTGCAGCACAAAAGTGAGTGAGTGATAGCATGCAGTACATACAACAATTTATAGTAACATGAAACTTGTTAGTTCACAGATCAGACATGAGCCCTTTTGAACTGAACAAAATGAGATAGCTACTCCAATAGAGCTGTCATGCACGTATATCTCTATTAGGGCAGTTCATATAAATATCAATGTGAGAAGGACTTAAGCTTTATATTGCtgtatcaagagtccataataagaggACTCTTGGTTGTATAGAGTGTAGTGAATTTCAGGGTTTTTCATTGAGTACGGAATATTTCTAGACTAGACATTGTagcattataaaattaatgtgccaGGGAGTGATGTAAATAGACTTCCCCTGTATTTATATCATGTACTTGGGTGTACAAGACACATGATCCTTGATACAATTCAGTTTTACAATTATTTTTGTCAGTGGATTCATGTCTGTATATGTGTAGACCCATTAGCTAAATAGCTGTATCCCATACAAATAACCTTACAGCAATCTGCTGAGTTTTGGACCATTACAAATATTCAAGATCTTTCAGCAGCTGTGCTCTCAGGCCCTTGTTATTAAAAACTTACACAGCAATGCTGTTTGAAATCCCCTGGCTATGGCACTGTACATTATGAATGAGAAACTGGTGCAGCTTATTTAAACTTGCATGGTGCAACTTAATTAGACTTACAGTTAATAAACTGAATAGAGGCATATAAGCATTCTGAATCCAcagtatcaagagttaataatagtgagaGACAGTATGCATGATGATTTGACAATTTATGCTCATCTGTAATAAAATCAAATCTGCACACAGTATAAGTAATTTCATCAGATAGTATTTCTTTACACATATACAACTAGAAAATGATGACACATTAGAAGAAATCTGATGAGTAATGTGTCCAGATTCATTTGCTTTTATTATATGAATAATTTTATTGCTTGTTAGTTAAGGTTGAACACTCCATTAGGGTAGTTTGCCCTTCAAATAGAATATGCTGAATATCCTAGTCATGTTGCATCAATACTCAgcaaactattattattatatgtttGGATTAGACTACCAGGTGATCCTTAGTGGAAACACTTTAAGATTCCACTATATAGTTGCTTCCGTACTTCAATCGAGCAGTCATGGTTAGTTACATTGTATTAAGCATTAACTTCAAAGTTTCAAAGTACGATTGTCACATGAAAAATGATAATTCACTACAGCAGATTGTATAGCAACAGTAACAGTGATGATATCATCATCAGCCTCATCTCCAGCCATGATAGGTTAACTGATAGACCACCACTTAGCTAAAGCATAAAAACAACAAGTCATCTCAGCATATcagtgttgtatgtttacctTACCTCTGCTGTTACCATATCAAAAGTGATATAATCACTTGCATCCACATTAGTGGATGATTGTGCGGCAAGTGTAAATCTTACACTTAATCCAACTGGAGCATTTCTGACGACAGATATTTGAACTGTTATTTCAGCACTTGAGTTGGTGGTCACACGTGGTGTTTGTGGTGTCAGTGCATATTGAAAGAATTCCTCTTCAGTGGCTGATGCATCTGTATACACAGCTAATCTGAAGGTATCATCTGCTCCAGTATTCAATAGCACCACTTTAACTGTAGCATTTGATCCTCTTCTGAGTATGACAAATCCAGTGTCATTTATGCCTGAAATAATACAGCATTGTATTTGTGTGCCAGACTAAACATCAGTATCTATGCCCACATAGAATTTCAAAATGAAAAATTACTGTTCCTG
The nucleotide sequence above comes from Dysidea avara chromosome 3, odDysAvar1.4, whole genome shotgun sequence. Encoded proteins:
- the LOC136248425 gene encoding uncharacterized protein is translated as MAAELPSFIGLSPPSFLWNDTIEGSDFVDRVTAAYDEVVHWKRNLFVVPFGKIGKEFVLELSRLFRSYGEKTSLECIALKAAMLFCTLLLQKPHRTTSSRDVINCLQRRLLLWKQGNIDELLCEGRTVQHRLMATLSNVDHSERLTRLFVSHMLRGNVRAALALLDTMDHPGAPLRLSDPASPDTPSWTVLDELKAKHPCSQPVCEEALLSPSAATSSFHPVVFDSLNGVSIRCAALRTKGAAGPSGVDAFCWRRLCTSFQQASDDLCASLALVARRLCTDMVDPVGLTVFVARRLIALDKCPDVRPIGVGEVVRRIIGKAVLATVKMDILEAAGPLQLCAGQDAGCEAAIHAMRSLFAEENTEAVLLVDASNAFNSLNRQVALRNISILCPSLAVILINTYRAKVPLFIDGKHLFSSEGTTQGDPLAMAMYAISVVPLIDAIRDCEIRQAWFADNATAAGSLTGLRKWWSALVSLGPAFGYNVKPSKSWLIVKAEHLDLAKNLFDGCGVGITVEGKRHLGAAIGSPTFIQHYVNEKVEYWVSCVQKLSVIAKAQSHAAYYAFTHGLISKWTYFLRTLPRISDYLQPLETTIFTEFIPAVTGKFVSDLERELFSLPARMGGLGLCNPSANANFEFDSSIQVTSSLTKEIIEQQTCFRMSVVSAQRQAKVDVIALRHRQLVCKESELTPQLPASLCRIVSLSSEKGASSWLSVLPIEEYGFAFHKGAFRDALCLRYGWLPNSLPAKCVCGHGFTVDHAMNCATGGFPTLRHNELRDFTAAALSEVCHNVAIEPVLQPLSGESFHYATANVEDEARLDVSAHGFWGSRHQKAFFDVRIFNPTAPSYRNTEVSSLYKRFERDKQRMYEQRIRDVEMGSFTPLVFSTFGGMGSAATVAYKRLASMLSTQRGQSYSSVVSWIRCSTSFSLLRSAVTCLRGARSHRGSPVTIGALDLAISEGQVLPSH